Sequence from the Acidimicrobiales bacterium genome:
CCGGCTCCAGGTCGTCGTCCGCTGCCCGCTCGAGTCGAGGGTGGTCGAGTCGACGGGCCGTTCCTCCTCCCCGATCAGCGACGAGAGCTGTTCGAGCGTCGAGGGGTCGGCGATGCCCGAGCAGACGAGCTTGGCCCGGTGGTTGTTGACGATCGTCCAGGCCCGGCGCCCGTAGCGCGCCTCGATCTGGGCGAGGTCCTGGAACACCGTGACGAGCTGGATCCCCTGGGACGCACCCGTGGCGGCGACTCGGTCGAGGTCGGACAGCGGCGCCACGTTCGCCGCCTCGTCGAGGACGGCGAGCAGCGGCGGCTGCAGCGGCCGGCCGGCGCGCGCCGCGGCGTTGAAGGCCGCCTCGAAGACCCCCTGGATGATCGCGACGAAGAGCGGTGCGAGCCGCTCCTGCTCGTGGCCCGGCGCGACGAGGTACAAGGTGTGCGCTCCGGTGAGCAGCGCCTCGGGCTCGAGCAGCTCGCCGGAGCGGCTCGCCGCCTCGACGGCCGGGTCGGCGAAGGCGGCGACGACGGTCTCGGCGGTCGTGTACACCGACGAGCGCTGCCGCTCGTCCCTCCCGAAGCTGGCCTGGGCGGCGGCGATCGCCTCGCGCACCCCGGTGCGAGCGAGCGCCACCATCACCTCGGCCTCCTCCCAGGTGTCGAGCCAGCGCACGACGTCGGCCATCGAGCACTGCGCGCTCGCCGCGGCGAACAGCAGCGGGGCGAGGAGCTTCTCCGCCGTCGCGTACCAGAACGCGCCGTCCTCCAGCCCGCCGGACGCGGCGCGCCCGAGCGCGCACAGGCCGGCCGCGACGCGCCGTGCGCCGGCCCAGGT
This genomic interval carries:
- a CDS encoding type IV secretory system conjugative DNA transfer family protein, which gives rise to MSARHGADAAFALGVVGVAGVAAVCWAAQGLASLATGRGLHDVAPSSCLALLVEVLAHPASPGLGRRPPPAAFYGALAALVGLLAVVGRALVHARTRLGRSAHAVEEAAWARPRDLKPLIVGDTSAGRVAVGRLAGRLVALEAGHSLLVLGPTQSGKTSGLAIPAILEWGGPVVATSVKGDLLAHTLGWREQLGRALVYDPLGSTGSASVGWSPLTGARTWAGARRVAAGLCALGRAASGGLEDGAFWYATAEKLLAPLLFAAASAQCSMADVVRWLDTWEEAEVMVALARTGVREAIAAAQASFGRDERQRSSVYTTAETVVAAFADPAVEAASRSGELLEPEALLTGAHTLYLVAPGHEQERLAPLFVAIIQGVFEAAFNAAARAGRPLQPPLLAVLDEAANVAPLSDLDRVAATGASQGIQLVTVFQDLAQIEARYGRRAWTIVNNHRAKLVCSGIADPSTLEQLSSLIGEEERPVDSTTLDSSGQRTTTWSR